In the genome of Populus trichocarpa isolate Nisqually-1 chromosome 6, P.trichocarpa_v4.1, whole genome shotgun sequence, one region contains:
- the LOC7496111 gene encoding protein IQ-DOMAIN 12, giving the protein MAKKRCWFGWVRRLFVSEQKTKAEKKSKRWKWVLGGLKVKQCPALPAPERSVSEATETQKKYALTVALATAAAAEAAVAAAHAAAEVVRLTGASQSSHHFTKGVETLAAIKIQSAFRAYLARKALRALKGLVKLQAIVRGRAVRRQAVIKLKHLPSKAKMLSEVQSKDIATADGFCRNSDNKQVVKSKKEVREKENKGKNHKKDAQPEHMLEFNSQRSWDYSMLSKEDVEALWLKKQEANIKRERMMKYSFSHRERGNSLLEELLLAKESGRQSHQMERWSNKEAFNREKMENLKSTSISNLFTGDVFSPAQVKTRSTQKQDFIEGLNTPMSVPRRSFGRAQPILAGDGNSLPNSPVFPTYMAATQSAKLKARSMSTPKQRVGFQDSCFDQNLPYKNALSLWSTYNGDPFGIRRKSTGASQNLSLSINGHY; this is encoded by the exons agcaaaaaacaaaagcagaaaag AAGTCAAAGAGGTGGAAATGGGTTCTTGGAGGGCTTAAGGTTAAACAATGCCCTGCACTTCCAGCACCAGAGAGATCAGTCAGTGAAGCAACAGAAACGCAGAAGAAGTATGCTTTGACTGTTGCCCTTGCAACAGCTGCTGCAGCTGAGGCTGCTGTTGCTGCAGCTCATGCTGCAGCTGAGGTTGTCCGGCTCACAGGTGCTTCACAGTCTTCCCATCATTTCACCAAGGGAGTTGAAACTTTGGCTGCCATTAAGATACAAAGCGCTTTCCGTGCATACCTT GCAAGGAAAGCTTTGCGAGCACTGAAGGGATTGGTAAAGCTTCAAGCCATTGTTCGTGGACGAGCTGTGAGACGCCAAGCAGTCATCAAATTGAAGCATCTGCCATCAAAAGCAAAGATGCTGTCAGAGGTCCAGTCAAAAGATATTGCCACTGCAGATGGATTTTGTAGAAACAGTGACAATAAACAGGTTGTCAAGTCAAAGAAAGAGGTGCGAGAGAAGGAAAATAAG GGGAAGAACCATAAAAAAGATGCTCAACCAGAACACATG CTTGAATTCAACAGCCAAAGAAGTTGGGATTATAGTATGCTTTCAAAGGAAGATGTGGAAGCTCTGTGGTTAAAAAAGCAAGAAGCTAACATCAAAAGAGAGCGAATGATGAAATACTCATTCTCCCACCGG gagAGAGGGAATAGTCTACTGGAAGAATTGCTACTCGCCAAGGAAAGTGGTAGACAGAGTCATCAGATGGAACGATGGTCAAACAAAGAGGCCTTTAATAGAGAAAAGATGGAGAATTTGAAATCAACGTCCATCTCTAATCTGTTTACTGGTGATGTATTCAGCCCAGCACAAGTTAAGACCAGAAGTACTCAAAAACAAGATTTCATAGAAGGATTGAACACACCAATGTCTGTCCCTAGAAGATCATTTGGCCGAGCACAACCAATTTTGGCAGGAGATGGTAATTCGTTGCCAAATTCTCCAGTTTTTCCAACTTACATGGCTGCAACACAATCTGCAAAGTTAAAGGCAAGGTCGATGAGCACACCAAAGCAACGTGTAGGATTTCAAGATTCTTGCTTTGACCAGAACTTGCCATATAAGAATGCACTCTCTCTTTGGTCTACGTATAATGGTGATCCGTTTGGCATTAGGAGAAAGAGCACTGGTGCTTCCCAGAATCTCTCTTTAAGCATAAACGGACATTACTGA